The Bacillus sp. Y1 genome includes the window GTAGATTACTAGGCGACATTCTTACACCAGAGGACTTTCATGATGAACATCAAATGCTAGCAGATTTGGCAAGTAAATTTGTCATGAACGAGGTTTATCCAAAGTTAGAAAAAATTGAAAATCAGGAGTTCGAGGAAACTGTTTCATTAATGAAAAAAACTGGTGAACTAGGTCTTATTCGTGCAGATATCCCAGAAGAGGACGGTGGTCTTGGATTAGGGAAGGTTAGTGCAACCATTATTTCTGAAAAGATGGCACTTGGTCGTTCGTTTGCTATTACTTTTGGAGGGCAAACCGGAATTGGAGCATTACCTATTGCTTATTTTGGAACGAATTCCCAAAAGGATAGGTATCTTCCAGAAATTTTGAGCGGGGAAAAAATTGCTGCATATGCTTTGACAGAACCATCTTCAGGAACAGATGCAATGAGTGTGAAAACAATAGCCGTCTTATCTCAGTGTGGAAATTATTATGTATTAAATGGGGAAAAACAATGGATTACAAATTCTGCGTTCGCTGATATTTTTATCGTGTATGCGAAAGTGGATGGGACACAGTTTACCGCCTTTATTGTTGAAAAGAGCTTTAGAGGTGTGTCTACAAGTGCAGAAGAAAAGAAGATGGGGCTTAAAGGGTCTTCTACTCGATCACTTATTTTAGAAAATGTACGAGTTCCTATTGAAAATGTTATTGGAGAAGTAGGTCGGGGACATAAAATTGCTTTTAACGTATTAAACATCGGCCGTCATAAGATTTCTGCAACATCACTCGGTACAGCTAAACGAGCAATTGAACTGGGAGTAAAATATGCCAACCAACGCATGCAATTTGGTCAGTGTCTTTCTACCTTTAATCTAATTAAGAATAAAGTGGCTGATATGGTAATTAAGACTTATGTCAATGAAAGTGCTATCTATAGAACAGCGGGAATGATGGAAGAAGGCTTCGATTATATGAAAAAAACTGGGGATGATTTTGCTACTACAATTGCACTTTATGCAGTAGAGTGTTCCATTAATAAAGTCATGTCTACAGAAGCTTTAGATGAAATTGTTGATGAGGCGGTTCAGATTCACGGTGGTTACGGTTATATGAGAGAGTATGAAATTGAAACACTATATCGTGACTCTAGAATTAATCGAATCTTTGAGGGAACAAATGAAATTAATAGACTACTCATTGCCACCACTGTCTTTAAAAACCATGAAGATTTATCTGAAGGCAAAGAGTGGAAAAATGGGTTACTTCAACATGAAAGACAGATTCTTCAACTAATAAAAAAACTATTTCATGCTGCTATTCAGTCTATAAATAAGAATAACCTTAGTAATTTTCAAATAGAGCAAGAAATTGCCGTATTACTTGCTGATATGGTTATTACTATTTACGCTATTGAAAGCGCTATTTTAAGAACGGAAAAATTAATCATGAGATTGGGAGAGGAAAAGAACAGACAGAAGCTTGATTGTACTAGAGTATATACTCATGAAGCTTCTCAACAGATTGCACTCAGGGCATTAAACATGATTAACCATTTTGGTGATGAAGAAATCTTTTCTCGATTTGCTAGTCGTTTGATCATGAGCAGTTCAGAAAATAATGTGTTAATCAAACGAAGAATTGCTGATGTTGTACTAGAGAAAGAACGTTATTATTGTTAATTTGTTCGCAAACATCTGAGCGTTTTTATAAGGAGTTGTTAGACATGAGCAGTATCGTTTTGCTGGAGGGGGCACGGACAGCATTTACAGAAATTTCAGGTACCTTTAGAGGTATATCAGCGACCGATTTAGGGGTGGAAGCTGCACGAGGAGCGATTTTAAAAGCGAATATTAATCCCGAAGATATTGATCAGGTCGTCTTCGCAAATGTTCAACAATCAAGTAAGGATGCACATATCTTGGCTCGTCATATTGGTTTAAAGGCTGGATTACCAATACATGTGCCAGCTTTAACCATTAATCGCTTATGCGGGAGTGGTGTAGAAGCCATTATAACAGCAGCACGATATATTTTAACTGGAGAAGCAAATGCTGTCCTTGCTGGTGGAACAGAAAGTATGAGTAATGTTCCTCATGTTATTCCAGGGATGAGG containing:
- a CDS encoding acyl-CoA dehydrogenase family protein, which codes for MLIEKRRNHPFLYTGRLLGDILTPEDFHDEHQMLADLASKFVMNEVYPKLEKIENQEFEETVSLMKKTGELGLIRADIPEEDGGLGLGKVSATIISEKMALGRSFAITFGGQTGIGALPIAYFGTNSQKDRYLPEILSGEKIAAYALTEPSSGTDAMSVKTIAVLSQCGNYYVLNGEKQWITNSAFADIFIVYAKVDGTQFTAFIVEKSFRGVSTSAEEKKMGLKGSSTRSLILENVRVPIENVIGEVGRGHKIAFNVLNIGRHKISATSLGTAKRAIELGVKYANQRMQFGQCLSTFNLIKNKVADMVIKTYVNESAIYRTAGMMEEGFDYMKKTGDDFATTIALYAVECSINKVMSTEALDEIVDEAVQIHGGYGYMREYEIETLYRDSRINRIFEGTNEINRLLIATTVFKNHEDLSEGKEWKNGLLQHERQILQLIKKLFHAAIQSINKNNLSNFQIEQEIAVLLADMVITIYAIESAILRTEKLIMRLGEEKNRQKLDCTRVYTHEASQQIALRALNMINHFGDEEIFSRFASRLIMSSSENNVLIKRRIADVVLEKERYYC